The Anguilla anguilla isolate fAngAng1 chromosome 4, fAngAng1.pri, whole genome shotgun sequence genome has a window encoding:
- the LOC118226370 gene encoding thread biopolymer filament subunit gamma-like, with protein MSMSMSMSSSNMSMLGGSSFSDGLGLARGGGARIGLGFGSGAGIGMGLGLAGGRLGMGVGGLGMGAGAGMGLGAGAGAGLGLGAGAGAGLGLGVGLGAGLGLGGGLGAGMLMGGGMGGGMGGGLGAGGGGVLVPSAAFSMGRTIAAGGLSAGSALIAKPEVIPLMRAVLSRADEKSVLSGLNDRFSLYMAKVKGLQQENATLEAKLSQLTGGADMDQEMSSVTTVEYEAQLAEYRITLETLTLDTVKLEIDLDNIRATASEIKAKYDFEQGVKAQLEADIISMKKDIETASDLRIDLGAKQSSLKNELDFVTKTQMEELANLHSKLGPRSTDTSVAMIEVDTVKSFDISSALSKLRTEYEKTVQQHREEADAYYKLKMDEIQTATEKNTEVMSTTKDEIIVCRKELQALQLELQSLISVNITLEQNLAEAQAISSTVVTDCQSQIAGLESAIEMAKAELQKQTVSYRELLDIKLALDIEISTYRKLLEADDLSISVQSGPESSAFLFSSPPDTFSHFKSAPADITSSPEPSLPSMEFEPPEKAQEEEPPAKESSLPDKDAAADTQESGPEEQTGSTTHSEADDSES; from the exons ATGTCCATGTCCATGTCTATGTCCTCCTCCAACATGTCGATGCTTGGAGGTTCTAGCTTTTCTGATGGCCTTGGCCTGGccagaggaggcggggccaggatTGGCCTGGGTTTCGGGTCCGGGGCCGGCATTGGGATGGGGCTTGGATTGGCAGGAGGTAGGCTGGGCATGGGGGTAGGCGGCTTGGGTATGGGAGCCGGTGCCGGGATGGGTCTTGGAGCTGGGGCAGGGGCCGGGCTTGGTCTCGGAGCTGGGGCAGGGGCCGGGCTTGGTCTCGGAGTTGGGCTGGGGGCCGGGCTTGGTCTCGGAGGAGGGCTGGGGGCCGGGATGTTAATGGGCGGCGGCATGGGCGGCGGCATGGGCGGCGGCCTGGGCGCTGGCGGCGGAGGTGTACTGGTACCCAGCGCCGCCTTCTCCATGGGGCGCACCATCGCTGCGGGGGGCCTGAGCGCCGGATCGGCCCTGATCGCAAAGCCCGAGGTGATCCCCCTGATGCGCGCCGTCCTTTCGCGGGCCGACGAGAAGAGCGTGCTCTCCGGGCTGAACGACCGCTTCTCCCTGTACATGGCCAAAGTGAAGGGGCTGCAGCAGGAGAACGCCACCCTGGAGGCCAAGCTGTCCCAATTGACTGGAGGGGCAGACATGGACCAAGAGATGTCAAGCGTCACCACCGTGGAGTATGAGGCCCAACTGGCCGAATACCGCATCACGCTGGAGACTCTTACCCTCGATACCGTCAAGCTGGAAATTGACCTGGACAACATCCGCGCCACAGCCAGTGAAATCAAAGCCAA GTATGATTTTGAGCAGGGGGTGAAGGCCCAGCTGGAAGCTGACATCATATCTATGAAAAAG GACATCGAGACGGCCTCCGACCTGCGAATTGACCTGGGTGCGAAACAGTCCAGCCTGAAGAACGAGCTAGACTTTGTCACCAAGACTCAGATGGAG GAGCTGGCAAACCTGCATTCCAAGTTGGGCCCCAGAAGCACAGACACGTCCGTGGCAATGATTGAGGTGGACACAGTAAAGTCCTTCGACATTTCGAGCGCGCTCAGCAAGTTAAGGACAGAGTATGAGAAAACTgtccagcagcacagagaggaagcCGACGCCTACTACAAACTCAAG ATGGATGAGATCCAGACAGCCACCGAGAAGAACACAGAGGTCATGTCCACCACCAAGGACGAGATCATTGTCTGCAGGAAGGAGTTGCAGgccctgcagctggagctgcAGAGCCTGATAAGTGTA AACATAACTCTAGAGCAGAATCTAGCTGAGGCTCAGGCCATTTCCAGCACAGTCGTGACAGACTGCCAGAGCCAGATCGCCGGCCTGGAGTCCGCTATTGAGATGGCCAAGGCTGAACTCCAGAAGCAGACTGTGTCCTACAGGGAGCTGCTAGACATCAAGCTAGCCCTGGACATTGAGATCTCCACCTACAGGAAGTTGCTGGAAGCAGATGACCTCAG CATCTCTGTCCAGTCTGGCCCCGAGTCCTCAGCATTCCTCTTTTCAAGCCCCCCTGACACCTTCTCCCATTTCAAATCGGCTCCTGCGGACATCACATCCTCCCCCgaaccctccctcccttctaTGGAGTTTGAGCCGCCTGAAAA aGCACAGGAAGAGGAACCGCCTGCCAAAGAGAGTTCCCTCCCAGACAAAG ATGCAGCAGCTGATACCCAGGAATCAGGCCCAG AGGAACAAACAGGGTCAACCACACATTCTGAAGCTGACGACTCTGAGTCCTAA